Within Vannielia litorea, the genomic segment ACCCGACCGGGTGTGCGGCGGTTTTTTTTGGTGGATGGGGCGTTGGAGGGCAATCGGCCGGGTCTGTGCCGCGGGCGCGCAGGGTCTCGGCTGGACGGTCACGTGCCGGTCGAACGGCGAAGAAGCCTCGGCCGAACGGTCACGCGTCGGCCATTCGGCCGGGCCACCGCCGGAGCGTCAAGCGCGGGCCAGACGGCCAGGCCTCCGCCGGATGGTCAGGCGCCGGCGAAAGGGCCAGGCCCACGCCGAATGGTCAGGCGCCGGCCTGCTCCATCGCCTCGGCCAAGGCCTCCAGCGTGAGCATGATCGAGGCGTGGCGGTTGCGGTAGCCCCGCGCGGGCAGCAGCACCTCGTAATCCTCGAAAGGCGCGTCGGGCACCGGGCCCTCGGCGGTGAGCATCGCCTTGAGCTGGTCGCGGGCGGTGCGGATCTCCTCGGCTGTGCGGCCGATCACATTGGCCCCGACGATGGCGGCTGAGGCCTGGCCAAGGGCGCAGGCCTTCACATCCTGCCCGAAGGCCGAAATGCGCCCGTCCTCGACGTTCAGATCGACGGTCACGGTGGAGCCGCAGAGGGGCGAGCGCCGCTTGACCGTGGCCTGGGGTGCCTCCAGCCGGTCGGTCAGCGGAATGTCGGCCGCGAGCGACAGAATCCGGCCCGAGTAGAGCTTGATCAGGTCGTTTTCGGCGTTCATGGGGCTGGCCTCCGGCAGATGTGCCCCATAGATAGCGGTGAGGGCGCGGAATGCAAAGGAGCGGGCATGTCGTTCGACACCGAGACATTGGTCTATGACGCAAAGGGGCTGATACCCGCCGTGGCACAGGATGCCGCGAGCGGCGAGGTGCTCATGGTGGCCTGGATGAACGCCGAGGCGGTGGCGAAAACGCTCGAGACCGGGCGGGTGACCTATTGGTCGCGGTCGCGCGCCAGCTTCTGGGTGAAGGGCGAGACCTCGGGGCATGTGCAGACGCTGGTGGAGATGCGGGTCGATTGCGACCGCGATTGCCTGCTGGTGCTCGTGGAGCAGGAGGGCCCGGCCTGCCATACCAATCGGCGGAGCTGCTTTTACACCGCCGTTCGGGCGGGGGAAGAAGTGATCATCTCCGAGCCGATCGCATGAAGGTCGTCTCTTAAAGGTCTACCATGGAACGAATTTGCTCCGGCGTGAGCCCGTCGTCGCGGTAGCGGGCGATGGCGCGGGCGTCGTCGCGCTTGGCCAGCCGCTTGCCCGCCGCGTCGCGGATGAGCGCGTGGTGGTGATAGGCGGGCGTGGGCAGGTCGAGGAGATGTTGCAGGAAGCGGTGGAGAAAGGTTGCGGTGAAGAGATCCTCGCCGCGAATGACATGGGTGACGCCCTGCGCGGCGTCATCGACCACCACGGAAAGATGGTAGCTCGCGCCCATCTGCGGACGGGCGAGCACCGGGTCTCCGATGCCGGTGAGCAGGTAGTCGGCGGTGAGCAGGTGCTGGCCGGCGTGGGCCGGGCCGGTCTCGGTGAAGCCGGGGAGCGCGCCCTGGCCGAGGGCCTTTTCGATGTCGAGGCGGATCGCGTCGCCGGGGCGGGCCTCGGACATCGAACGCGCACGACAGGTGCCGGGGTAGATGAGGCCATCGGGCCCAAAGTGCGGTGCGCCCTCCTGCGGGGCGGAGGCGGCGGCGGAGATGTCGCGGCGGGAGCACTGGCAGGGGTAGGTGAGGCCGCGCGCGGTGAGGCGGTCGAGCGCGGCGCGGTAGTCGGCGAGGTGATCGGACTGGCGGCGGCAGGGCTCGGGCCATGTGAGCCCGAGCCAGGCGAGATCGCCCTTGAGCTGGGCCTCCCATTCGGGGCGGGCGCGGGACTGGTCGAGATCGTCGATCCGGAGCAGGAAGCGTCCCCCGGCGCTGCGGGCCATGTCATGGGCCAGAAGGGCCGAAAAGGCATGGCCGAGGTGCAGCGGGCCGGTGGGCGAAGGGGCAAAACGGGTGGTGAATGTCACGCCGGTTCAACGGGTTGGGCGGCAGAGTTCAACCAGGCCTGCCAATCTTCCTTGGCACGGTCGGTGTAGGCCTTGTAGCGGTCCTTGCGGCCCCGGCGGCCGCCCTTGGCCTCGACCGGCGGGAAAAGCCCGAAGTTCACGTTCATCGGCTGGAAGGTCTTGGCCTCCGCGCCACCGGTGATGTGGGTGACGAGCGCGCCCATGGCGGTGGTCTCTGGCACCGGTGGAAGGCGCTCGCCGCGCAGTTCGGCCACGGCGAGGCGACCGGCGAGCAGACCCATGGCGGTGCTCTCGACATAGCCCTCGACCCCGGTGATCTGGCCGGCGAAGCGGATGTGGGGCCGGGACTTCAGCCGCATCTCGGCGTCGAGCAGCGTGGGGCTGTTGAGGAAGGTGTTGCGGTGGATGCCGCCGAGGCGGGCGAACTGCGCGTTCTCAAGGCCCGGAATCATTCGGAATACAGAGGCTTGCGCGCCATACTTCATCTTGGTCTGGAAGCCCACGATGTTGTAGAGCGTGCCCAGCTTGTTGTCGCGCCGCAGCTGGACGACGGCATAGGCCTTCTCGTCGGGCTTGTGGGCGTTGGTGAGGCCGATGGGCTTCATGGGGCCGTGGCGGAGGGTCTCGCGGCCGCGCTCGGCCATGACCTCGATGGGCAGGCAGCCGTCGAAGTATTTCGCGGTCTCGCCCTCGCGGAACTCGGTTTTCTCGGCCTCGAGCAGCGCGTCGATGAAGGCCTCATACTGGGCGCGGTTCATCGGGCAGTTCATGTAGGCGGTGCGCTCTTCCTCGGTCTCGCCCTTGTCGTAGCGCGACTGCATCCAAGCCACGGACATGTCGACGGTGTCGGCGTGGACGATGGGGGCGATGGCATCGAAGAAGGCGAGGGCCTCGGCGCCAGTCTCGGCGGCGATTGCCTCGGCCAGGGCACCGGAGGTCAGCGGGCCGGTGGCGATGATGGCAAGGCCATCCTCGGGCTTGGGCAGGGCGGTGATTTCGCCTTCGGAAACAGTGACAAGCGGGTGGTTTCTCAACTGTGCGGTGATCCACTCGGAAAACGGCTCGCGGTCGATCCCGAGCGCCGATCCAGCGGGGAGCGCGTGACGGTCGGCGGAGGTGATGACGAGGCCTTGAGCGGCGCGCATCTCCCAGTGCAGGAGGCCCACGGCGTTTTGCTCGTCGTCGTCGGAGCGGAAGGAGTTGGAGCAGACCATCTCGGCAAAGTTGCCGGTCTGATGGGCGAAGGTGCCGATGTGGGGGCGCATTTCGTGGAGCACCACGGGGATGCCTGCGGAGACGGCCTGCCATGCGGCCTCGGAGCCGGCCATGCCGGCGCCGATGATATGGAGCGGTTTGGTCATGGGGGCGGAGATAGGGCCTCCGCCCCGATTTGGAAAGCCCTCAGCGGCTGCCGACGAAATCCCAGACCAGGCCGCGCTCGAGCAGCGGCTGCAGCGGGCGGACCGGGGCGAAGTTGCGCTGCGCCGCAGTGGCACGGGCAGTGCGGGCGCCGCCGATGGCCGCCGTGAGGCCGATGGTGACGCGGGTTTCGCTGGCGGTGTGCGTGCCGGAGATCCGGGTGTGGCTGGCCCCGAGGGAGAGCGCCACGGGCGCGTCGGGGAGGTGGTAGCTGAGGCCGAGGTCGAGCGTGGTGCCGGTGAGCGCGGCGCGGGCCTCGTCGGCATCGACGATGCCGAGGCGGCCGGAAAGAGCAAGCTGCCGGGTCAGGGCGTGGCGTGCGCCCAGCGAGGCAAAGAGGTAATCGACCTCGGAGGGGTCGGCGCGGCCCATGCCGGCGCGGGCCTCGACGGTGGTGGAGCTCCCGAGCGACCAGATGCCCTCGACGCCGATCTCGGTGGTGGCGGCCTCCCTGTCATCGGCATCGGAGTAGGCGAAGAAGAGGCCGTACTTGGCCGCCTGGGTGGGCTGGAGATAGGCATGGGCGGCGAGGGTGCCGAACCAGATGTTGCCGTAGTCGATGATGCCCAGATCGAGCTGAAGGCCGTGCTGGGCGGTGATCGCGAAGTCCGCACTGGCATCCAGCGTGGTGAGGGTGCCGGTTTCGCCAGAGGCATGGCCGAGCGTCAGTTCGGCGCCGGAAAAGCCGATGGCGGAGCTTTGGGCTTGGGTGGGGAGGGGCAGCAGGGCGCTGGCAACGGCAAGGGCTGCCGCGCAGATGCGGGTTTTCATGGTCTGATCCTTTGTGCGAGTGACCGAGCCCCCATCCACCGGCCCTGTCGTTCGTCCCGTGTTCTGCCCGACTTCGCGCCAAATTTGAAAGGAATCCGCAACCATTGGTTAACCGATGCCCGCCTGGACCTAACCCGGAGCCAGGTTCTGCGCCCTGGGCGCGCCGCTCGGGCGGCATCCCGACGGCCAGACAAAAAAGGGGGCGCCGCAACACACGCGACGCCCCTGAGTGAAGTCCGTTCGACCAGTGCGGTTACGATGCTAGAGATCAGTCAGCCCGGACCATCCTTTACGATAGAGTGCGAAGGCGCCTCCGCCTGCCGCGAGGAGCGGAAGGGCGAGGCCGAAAGCGACGAAGATGCCGATGCCGAGGTTGTCGGCCTCGAGGCCGCCGCTGGAGATCGTGTAGCCCGCGTAGATCACCAGGCCGATGGCGGTGACGAGGCGGGTGCGGATGCCGAAGGCCACCCAGATCGCGATGACGATCAGTAGCGCGTTGACGGCGATGAATTGAAAGGTTTCGACAGGGGCCCTGAAAGCAGAGACGCCGGTTGACGCCTCTGCTGCCAGGGAGGGAACGACGAGCGTGGAGAGTGCCTGGTTGGCAAGGATATAGGCAAACGCCAGGCGGAATGCGCATTGCGCAAGAGGTGTAACTGTCATCGTCTGCTCTGCCTCGGGTGATGAATTTTCTTCATCGTTGGGTTGAGCATCGCCGGGAAGTGTTAACGTGGAAATAGAAAATTATGCAAAACGGAAACGTTAAAATATGTGACTGGCACATCGTTTTAAGTGGCACGAGATGCCGAAGGTCTTGTTTTTATGGATTTTCGCGTGATCGGAGGGGTCAGGCGCGACGCAGGTTGACCACCCTGGACTGTTGGCTTTGCATTCTGGCAAAGCTGTCCTTCACCCAGGCAACGGTCTGTTCCATCACCGGATCGCCCCTGCGCGAGGCGTGGTAGATCAGCCAGAGCGCGGTTTCGGAGATGGTCTCGCCGCCCGGAACGATCTCGAGCTCGGGGTTGCTGGCGGCGACCAGGTCGGGGATGGGGCCCGCCATGCCGGTGGCGCCGATCAGCTCGTAAAGCTCGTACATCGACTGAACCCGCACCGAAGGCGGGGTGCCGAAGAACCGGTAGCCGGCCTGGTTGAAGGGCGTGGGGTCATACTGCTCGCTGAGCGAGACCCACCCGCCGGTCTCCCGCCCGCCCTTGAGCCGGTAGATGCTGGAGGAGAGCGTGGCGATCTTCTGGGTGATGACCCGGCCGGACTCGGGGCGCTTGTGCTGGATCACCAGGTCGTTCTCGCCCAGGCCATCCTCCATCACGCGCTGGGTGAAGCTGTAGCTCACGTTGCCCAGGGCTGGGTCGCGGTTGGCAATGTTGGGGTAGAGCACGAAGAGAGAAATGATCGGCGGGCAGCCGATGGAGAACCGGGTGTTCTGCGCGGCGGTGCCGGAGCGGATGCTGTTCATCTCGGTCTCCAGCCGCTGTTCGACCTCTTCGGCGATGTCGAGCAGGCCGGTGATGACGGGGCTCGGCTCCCAGCCGTCGGCTTTCTTGACAAAGGGAGGCTGGCCGAGGATCTCGCCGAGGCGCTCGATCCGGCGCGACATGGTGGCGACGTTGATGCCGAGGCTCTGGGCGGCAGAGTTCATCCGGCCGTGACGTGAGAGGGCGAGAGCAAACTTGAGATCGTCCCACGACGGCATGTTGGGGTTCCTGCGGTTGGGTCCGGGCTGCTACGGCAAAAGACACTTTTTGTTATTACGCTTTTGCAATTCTGGGGTTACGCGCGCATCTGGAAGAGTGCAACCCGTTCGGCACAACCGAACGGTGAGTTGGGGCAATCTGGCCGCACCGTGGCGGGCTGACGTTGAGGCAGCCGGCCCGTGACCCCAAAGGCGTGGCGGTCCGCCGGGGGCGCCGTCAGGGCCCGGGCGGGGGGGGGAGAGGCGCTCTTCGATTCGCTTGAGCGCGGCGGCATTGCGCTCGCTCTGGTCGATCGGGCGTTGCATCAGGCGCTGTTGACGCGCCGCGCGCTGGCCGCCGATGAAGAGCACGGCGGCCACGATGACGATGACGATCAGCAAGGGCAGGAGCGCCATGAGACCCTGCATCGCGTCGGGGACTGATATCAGGCCTCGGCTCCGCCTTCGGACCCGGTCTCGGGTTGCGGAGCGTCGTCCTCGTCCTGCTCGGCGATCCAGGCCACGGAAACGACCTCTTCACGCTTGGCGGTGTTGAACACCTTCACCCCGCCGGCGCCGCGCGAGCGGAAGGAGATGCCGTCGACCGGGCAACGGATCGACTGGCCGGTGGAGGTGGCGAGCATTACCTGGTCGGACAGATCGACCGGGAAGCAGGCGACGATGGGGCCGTGGGGCATGCCCTTGGTCCAGGCAATGACCCCCATGCCGCCGCGGCCGCGGACCGGATAGTCGTGCGACGAGCTGATCTTGCCAGCGCCCTTGGAGGTGATGGTGAGGATCAGGTCTTCGGCGGCGCTCATCTCAGCGTAGCGCTCCTGGGAGAGCTGGCCTTCGGCCACGATCTCTTCGTCCTCGTCGGGTTCCTCCTCCTCGGTCAGACCGGCCATCAGGCGGCGCTGCTTGAGGTAGGCCACGCGCTCCTCGGAACTGGCCTCGAAGTGGCGGATGACGGACATCGACACCACCTTGTCGCCGTTCGACAGCTTGATGCCACGCACGCCGACGGAGGCGCGGGAGTTGAACACGCGCACGTCGGTGGAGGGAAAGCGGATGGCGCGGCCGGCGTCGGTGACCAGCATCACGTCATCATCATCCGAGCAGATGCGGGCGTTGATGAGGCTCATGCCGGCGTTCTCGTCTTCGAACTTCATGGCGATCTTGCCGTTCGCCTTGACGTTGGTGAAGTCGGAGAGGCGGTTGCGGCGGACGGTGCCGGCATCGGTGGCGAAGACCACCTGCAGATCGTCCCATTCCTCCTCGGGGCGATCCACCGGCATGATCGCGGCGACCGAAACGCCCTGCGGGATCGGCAGGATGTTGACGATGGCCTTGCCGCGCGAGGTGCGGCCGCCCTGGGGCAGGCGCCAGGTCTTGAGCTTGTAGACCATCCCGTCGGTGGTGAAGAACAGAAGCTGCGTATGGGTGTTGGCGACGAAGAGGGTGGTGACCACGTCCTCCTCTTTCAGGTCGCCGCCCGACAGCCCCTTGCCGCCGCGCTTTTGCGCCCGGAAGTCGGCCAGCGGCGTGCGCTTGATGTAGCCCGACTGGGTGACGGTGACGACCATCTCCTCGCGTTCGATGAGGTCTTCATCGTCCATGTCGCCCGACCACTGGACGATCTCGGTGCGGCGGGGCACGGCGAACTCGTCGCGCACCTCCTTCAGCTCGCCCGAGATGATCTCCATGATCCGGTCGCGGGAGCGCAGGATGTCGAGGTAGTCCTTGATCTTGCCGGCCAGCTCCTCGAGCTCGTCGGTAACTTCCTTGACGCCGAGCTGGGTGAGGCGCTGGAGGCGCAGCTCGAGAATGGCGCGGGCCTGCAGCTCGGACAGGTTGTAGGTGCCGTCGTCGTTCATGGTGTGCGACGGGTCGTCGATCAGCCGGATGTAGCCCTCGATCTCGGAGGCGGGCCAGCGGCGGGTCATCAGCTTTTCGCGCGCCTCGGCGGCATCGGCGGAGGCGCGGATGGTGGCGACCACCTCGTCGACGTTGGAGACGGCGACGGCAAGGCCGCAAAGGATGTGGCTGCGCTCGCGGGCCTTGCGCAGCTCGTAGGCGGTGCGGCGGGCGACGACCTCTTCGCGGAACGACACGAAGGCCGAAAGGAATCCGCGC encodes:
- a CDS encoding iron-sulfur cluster assembly scaffold protein, translated to MNAENDLIKLYSGRILSLAADIPLTDRLEAPQATVKRRSPLCGSTVTVDLNVEDGRISAFGQDVKACALGQASAAIVGANVIGRTAEEIRTARDQLKAMLTAEGPVPDAPFEDYEVLLPARGYRNRHASIMLTLEALAEAMEQAGA
- the hisI gene encoding phosphoribosyl-AMP cyclohydrolase, whose protein sequence is MSFDTETLVYDAKGLIPAVAQDAASGEVLMVAWMNAEAVAKTLETGRVTYWSRSRASFWVKGETSGHVQTLVEMRVDCDRDCLLVLVEQEGPACHTNRRSCFYTAVRAGEEVIISEPIA
- the gluQRS gene encoding tRNA glutamyl-Q(34) synthetase GluQRS, with the protein product MTFTTRFAPSPTGPLHLGHAFSALLAHDMARSAGGRFLLRIDDLDQSRARPEWEAQLKGDLAWLGLTWPEPCRRQSDHLADYRAALDRLTARGLTYPCQCSRRDISAAASAPQEGAPHFGPDGLIYPGTCRARSMSEARPGDAIRLDIEKALGQGALPGFTETGPAHAGQHLLTADYLLTGIGDPVLARPQMGASYHLSVVVDDAAQGVTHVIRGEDLFTATFLHRFLQHLLDLPTPAYHHHALIRDAAGKRLAKRDDARAIARYRDDGLTPEQIRSMVDL
- the trmFO gene encoding methylenetetrahydrofolate--tRNA-(uracil(54)-C(5))-methyltransferase (FADH(2)-oxidizing) TrmFO; the encoded protein is MTKPLHIIGAGMAGSEAAWQAVSAGIPVVLHEMRPHIGTFAHQTGNFAEMVCSNSFRSDDDEQNAVGLLHWEMRAAQGLVITSADRHALPAGSALGIDREPFSEWITAQLRNHPLVTVSEGEITALPKPEDGLAIIATGPLTSGALAEAIAAETGAEALAFFDAIAPIVHADTVDMSVAWMQSRYDKGETEEERTAYMNCPMNRAQYEAFIDALLEAEKTEFREGETAKYFDGCLPIEVMAERGRETLRHGPMKPIGLTNAHKPDEKAYAVVQLRRDNKLGTLYNIVGFQTKMKYGAQASVFRMIPGLENAQFARLGGIHRNTFLNSPTLLDAEMRLKSRPHIRFAGQITGVEGYVESTAMGLLAGRLAVAELRGERLPPVPETTAMGALVTHITGGAEAKTFQPMNVNFGLFPPVEAKGGRRGRKDRYKAYTDRAKEDWQAWLNSAAQPVEPA
- a CDS encoding LysR family transcriptional regulator — encoded protein: MPSWDDLKFALALSRHGRMNSAAQSLGINVATMSRRIERLGEILGQPPFVKKADGWEPSPVITGLLDIAEEVEQRLETEMNSIRSGTAAQNTRFSIGCPPIISLFVLYPNIANRDPALGNVSYSFTQRVMEDGLGENDLVIQHKRPESGRVITQKIATLSSSIYRLKGGRETGGWVSLSEQYDPTPFNQAGYRFFGTPPSVRVQSMYELYELIGATGMAGPIPDLVAASNPELEIVPGGETISETALWLIYHASRRGDPVMEQTVAWVKDSFARMQSQQSRVVNLRRA
- the gyrA gene encoding DNA gyrase subunit A, translating into MSDTPEPPENAEDNLPQRPEYHGPSITIEEEMKTSYLDYAMSVIVSRAIPDLRDGLKPVHRRILFAMHDTSNTHDKPYRKSARPVGDTMGKYHPHGDGAIYDALARMAQDFSMSLPLLDGQGNFGSMDGDKPAAMRYTEIRMQKVAGALLSDIEKDTVDFIDNYDGKDQEPTVLPARFPNMLVNGAGGIAVGMATNIPPHNLGEVVNATLALIEDPDLDSAGLMEYIPGPDFPTGGVILGQSGARKAYLEGRGSVILRARTHTEEVRKDRYAIVVDEVPYQVNKASMIEKIAELVRDKKLEGISGIADESDRHGVRVVIELKRDATPEVVLNQLFRFTQMQTSFGCNMLALNGGRPETLTLRGFLSAFVSFREEVVARRTAYELRKARERSHILCGLAVAVSNVDEVVATIRASADAAEAREKLMTRRWPASEIEGYIRLIDDPSHTMNDDGTYNLSELQARAILELRLQRLTQLGVKEVTDELEELAGKIKDYLDILRSRDRIMEIISGELKEVRDEFAVPRRTEIVQWSGDMDDEDLIEREEMVVTVTQSGYIKRTPLADFRAQKRGGKGLSGGDLKEEDVVTTLFVANTHTQLLFFTTDGMVYKLKTWRLPQGGRTSRGKAIVNILPIPQGVSVAAIMPVDRPEEEWDDLQVVFATDAGTVRRNRLSDFTNVKANGKIAMKFEDENAGMSLINARICSDDDDVMLVTDAGRAIRFPSTDVRVFNSRASVGVRGIKLSNGDKVVSMSVIRHFEASSEERVAYLKQRRLMAGLTEEEEPDEDEEIVAEGQLSQERYAEMSAAEDLILTITSKGAGKISSSHDYPVRGRGGMGVIAWTKGMPHGPIVACFPVDLSDQVMLATSTGQSIRCPVDGISFRSRGAGGVKVFNTAKREEVVSVAWIAEQDEDDAPQPETGSEGGAEA